A genome region from Triticum aestivum cultivar Chinese Spring chromosome 2B, IWGSC CS RefSeq v2.1, whole genome shotgun sequence includes the following:
- the LOC123046286 gene encoding uncharacterized WD repeat-containing protein C18H10.05, which yields MESCQLVRESSSSGRVEAEEETFFDTRQDLLASPAPALPWSSGGLDSVRDRKERFFRSMGLECGPSPRRADPVCAAGEVEKQQEEEAVPETGRLSSHSEDNDCSMSSWSTEETTSYDEGGASDDNSVGGSSKDDGSSKVSRSSSSFSFIRRLMSRNGKPSGAPRTVEMRRSGWLERLGVAVCAVDNAADEPSTSSSDSEQIHGGRYERVKVRSYRKRSKELSALYQGQVIKGHDGAILTMKFSPDGQFLATGGEDGVVRVWGVSQSDDCKIPLDDPSCVYLKARRKNGLAPVSVDSEKLRKSKSMGMKKTGDSACIVIPTTVFQISEEPLHEFYGHSADVLDLSWSNNKHLLSASTDKTVRLWEIGSANCIRVFPHSNFVTCVHFNPADDNCFMTGSIDGKVRVWDITRCSVVDWADVRDIVTAVCYRPDGKGAVVGTITGNCRFYDASDNLLRLETQIALSGKKSSLKRITSFQFCPNNPSKLMVTSADSKIRMLDGTNVIQNYSGLRSGSCQMSASFTPDGEHIVSASEDSNIYVWNRDNQDESVWRQAKTTYSSERFLSNNAAIAIPWHGTKPRGHVSLASHIQFKYSSSKSFPSRSSAPGIFNLNQELFAEPSCKGASATWPEEMLPSGSIGASLDESQHKLLRNCSQSTANSWGRVIVTAGWDGRIRSFQNYGLPVHQ from the exons ATGGAGTCGTGCCAATTAGTACGGGAGAGCTCTAGTAGCGGTAgggtggaggcggaggaggaaaCCTTCTTCGACACGCGCCAGGACCTCCTGGCCTCGCCGGCACCGGCATTGCCGTGGTCGTCCGGCGGCCTCGACAGCGTGAGGGACAGGAAGGAGCGCTTCTTCAGAAGCATGGGCCTCGAGTGCGGCCCGAGCCCCAGGCGGGCGGATCCCGTGTGTGCCGCCGGCGAAGTGGagaagcagcaggaggaggaggctgtGCCGGAGACTGGGAGGCTGTCGTCGCACTCGGAGGACAACGACTGCTCCATGTCCAGTTGGTCCACGGAGGAGACCACGAGCTATGACGAGGGCGGCGCGTCGGACGACAATTCCGTCGGTGGATCCAGCAAGGATGATGGCAGCAGCAAGGTCAGCAGGAGCTCCAGTTCATTTTCCTTCATCCGGAGGCTTATGAGCCGAAATGGCAAGCCTTCTGGTGCTCCGAGGACAGTTGAGATGAGGAGAAGCGGATGGCTGGAGAGGCTGGGCGTGGCCGTTTGTGCTGTGGATAATGCGGCGGATGAGCCTAGCACCAGCTCCTCTGACAGCGAGCAGATTCATGGTGGAAGGTATGAGAGAGTCAAGGTCCGATCGTACCGGAAGCGGTCCAAGGAATTGTCTGCGCTCTACCAAGGCCAAGTGATCAAGGGACACGATGGTGCCATCCTCACGATGAAGTTCAGTCCTGATGGGCAGTTCCTCGCAACCGGCGGCGAAGATGGAGTTGTCCGGGTTTGGGGTGTTTCGCAGTCTGATGACTGCAAAATTCCTCTGGATGACCCCTCTTGCGTCTACCTCAAAGCCCGGCGCAAGAATGGGTTGGCGCCGGTGAGCGTTGACAGCGAGAAGCTGCGCAAATCCAAGAGTATGGGCATGAAGAAGACTGGAGACTCTGCCTGCATTGTGATTCCAACAACGGTTTTCCAAATTTCAGAGGAACCATTGCATGAGTTCTATGGGCACTCTGCTGATGTATTGGATCTGTCCTGGTCAAACAACAAG CATCTATTGTCGGCTTCGACAGACAAAACTGTCCGCCTGTGGGAAATTGGATCTGCAAACTGCATCAGAGTTTTCCCGCATAGCAACTTTG TGACTTGTGTCCATTTTAATCCGGCAGACGACAATTGCTTCATGACTGGATCAATTGACGGCAAAGTTCGTGTATGGGACATAACTAGATGCAGCGTTGTGGACTGGGCAGATGTTAGAGACATAGTTACAGCGGTCTGTTACCGACCTGATGGAAAG GGTGCAGTGGTTGGAACGATCACTGGAAATTGTCGGTTTTATGACGCATCGGACAACCTGCTGCGGTTGGAAACTCAGATTGCACTCAGCGGCAAGAAATCGTCTTTGAAGAGAATCACAAGTTTTCAG TTCTGTCCAAACAACCCAAGTAAACTAATGGTAACATCTGCTGACTCCAAGATCAGAATGTTGGATGGAACCAATGTGATTCAGAATTACAGTG GACTCCGAAGTGGTTCATGCCAGATGTCAGCATCCTTCACACCAGACGGGGAGCACATAGTTTCTGCAAGTGAAGACTCCAACATTTATGTCTGGAACCGTGACAACCAAGATGAATCTGTATGGCGACAAGCAAAAACCACATACTCCTCTGAGCGCTTCCTATCCAACAACGCAGCCATCGCGATACCATGGCACGGCACAAAACCAAGAGGCCATGTTTCCCTGGCCTCTCATATCCAGTTCAAGTACAGTTCCAGCAAAAGTTTTCCTTCAAGATCCTCTGCTCCTGGCATTTTCAACCTCAACCAGGAGTTGTTCGCTGAGCCCTCGTGCAAAGGCGCCTCAGCAACTTGGCCGGAGGAAATGCTGCCGTCCGGCTCGATCGGCGCAAGCCTGGACGAGTCGCAGCACAAGCTTCTGAGGAACTGTTCCCAGAGCACGGCGAACTCCTGGGGCCGGGTGATCGTAACCGCGGGATGGGACGGCAGGATCAGGTCGTTCCAGAATTACGGCCTGCCGGTGCATCAGTGA